Proteins encoded in a region of the Thermocaproicibacter melissae genome:
- a CDS encoding elongator complex protein 3: MKHANVAIFVPNNGCPHMCSFCSQRSITGKAVQPSAKDVSAAAETALRSLGSEAPNAEIAFFGGSFTAIERSYMLSLLQAAEPYIRSGAFRGIRLSTRPDAINDEILSLLKQYGVTTIELGAQSMDNEVLRANQRGHTAEQVVAASKLIHSYGFSLGLQMMTGLRGDTDEKSKKTAEQFADLAPDCVRIYPTIVLRGTELGEAYRKGDYQPQSLESAVELCAYLLDYFEEKNIPVIRLGLHATPELKRDMLAGPWHPAFRELCESRRFLNKIKAGLQGQNIQKGKISIAVNPACISQAVGQKKENLHQLEKLGYSVRIVPDVSVKRGCFKFI; this comes from the coding sequence TTGAAACACGCTAATGTAGCTATTTTCGTGCCGAACAACGGCTGCCCGCACATGTGCAGCTTTTGTTCCCAACGAAGCATCACCGGCAAGGCTGTGCAGCCTTCGGCAAAAGACGTTTCTGCAGCGGCTGAAACCGCGCTGCGTTCACTTGGCAGTGAAGCGCCAAACGCGGAGATCGCGTTTTTTGGAGGGAGCTTTACTGCAATTGAGCGAAGCTATATGCTGTCGCTTTTACAGGCCGCCGAACCGTATATTCGTTCGGGCGCATTTCGCGGAATCCGCCTTTCTACTCGGCCAGATGCAATCAATGACGAGATTCTTTCGCTACTGAAGCAATATGGGGTTACAACCATTGAACTTGGTGCGCAGAGCATGGACAATGAAGTCCTTCGTGCAAATCAGCGCGGGCATACGGCAGAACAGGTGGTTGCAGCTTCAAAATTGATTCATTCTTACGGCTTTTCGCTTGGTCTTCAAATGATGACCGGTCTTCGGGGAGATACAGACGAAAAGTCTAAGAAAACAGCAGAACAGTTTGCCGACCTAGCTCCGGATTGTGTGCGGATTTACCCGACTATTGTCCTTCGCGGCACCGAACTGGGCGAAGCTTACCGAAAGGGCGACTATCAGCCTCAGTCCTTGGAAAGTGCAGTAGAACTTTGCGCATACCTTTTGGATTACTTTGAAGAAAAGAATATTCCTGTCATTCGCCTAGGCCTGCATGCAACTCCTGAGTTAAAGCGAGATATGCTTGCAGGTCCGTGGCACCCTGCCTTTCGTGAGCTATGTGAAAGCCGCCGCTTTTTGAACAAGATCAAAGCCGGGTTGCAGGGGCAAAATATTCAGAAAGGCAAAATATCCATTGCGGTGAATCCTGCGTGTATTTCGCAGGCCGTCGGCCAGAAAAAAGAAAATCTGCATCAGCTTGAAAAACTTGGCTACTCAGTCCGCATCGTACCGGACGTTTCTGTGAAGCGGGGATGCTTCAAATTCATCTGA
- a CDS encoding XTP/dITP diphosphatase — translation MKLVVATHNRNKVQEFQRILQPLSIEVITADLPEVEENGTTFAENAYLKAISAFHATGKAAVADDSGLEVDALNGAPGIYSARYAGENATNEQRIAKLLDALKDVPEEKRTARFVCAICCILPNGDIITARGECPGKIAFEARGNGGFGYDPVFLVGEKTFAELSAEEKDKISHRGKALRVFAEELRKYKENSHAEQ, via the coding sequence GTGAAATTAGTCGTTGCAACACATAACCGTAATAAGGTTCAAGAATTTCAGAGAATTCTTCAGCCGCTTTCGATCGAAGTCATTACGGCGGATCTCCCTGAAGTAGAAGAAAACGGAACAACATTTGCCGAAAACGCTTATTTGAAAGCTATCTCGGCATTTCACGCAACAGGAAAGGCAGCCGTCGCTGATGATTCCGGCTTGGAAGTGGATGCGCTCAACGGCGCCCCTGGGATTTATTCCGCGCGGTATGCAGGCGAAAATGCGACGAATGAGCAGAGAATCGCGAAACTGCTTGATGCTCTGAAAGATGTTCCGGAGGAAAAAAGGACAGCTAGGTTTGTCTGTGCCATTTGCTGCATTTTGCCGAATGGCGATATTATCACCGCCCGCGGGGAGTGTCCCGGAAAAATAGCTTTTGAAGCCCGCGGAAACGGCGGCTTTGGTTACGACCCGGTTTTCCTCGTTGGAGAGAAAACTTTTGCCGAACTAAGTGCCGAGGAAAAGGACAAAATCAGTCATCGCGGAAAAGCGCTCCGCGTTTTTGCGGAAGAGCTCAGAAAATATAAGGAGAATTCTCATGCTGAACAGTAA
- the trmFO gene encoding methylenetetrahydrofolate--tRNA-(uracil(54)-C(5))-methyltransferase (FADH(2)-oxidizing) TrmFO — MSILVAGAGLAGCEAAWQIAQHGIQTELYEMKPAKFSPAHKNPNFAELVCSNSLKAERVESAAGLLKEEMRRLGSLLVPCAYDCRVPAGGALAVDRNAFAQKVTEKIRSHPLIHVHTEELVNIPKDGIVIIATGPLTSDALADEIFKLCGGSLSFFDAAAPIVSAESLNMERIFSASRYGRGEDDAYLNCPMNKEEYEAFYQELIHAERAPIHGFDNADPKVYEGCMPVEVMAARGKDTLRFGPMKPVGLRDPRTGHRPWAVLQLRKENAEGTLYNMVGFQTNLKFGEQKRVFGMIPGLEHAEFMRYGVMHRNTFLNSPTVLSPDFSMKENRNLFFAGQITGVEGYMESAASGLLAGINAVRRFRGKESLVLPETTMMGALSRYVAYGGEGPFQPMGANFGILPSLEKPIRDKRERYAALAQRALADLEKTIDSLDT; from the coding sequence ATGAGTATTTTGGTCGCGGGTGCCGGTCTTGCCGGGTGTGAAGCCGCCTGGCAGATTGCACAGCATGGAATTCAAACCGAGCTTTATGAAATGAAGCCTGCCAAATTCTCTCCCGCTCATAAAAATCCGAATTTTGCTGAACTTGTTTGTTCCAATTCGCTAAAAGCAGAGCGAGTGGAGAGTGCGGCAGGTCTGCTGAAAGAGGAGATGCGCCGCCTCGGTTCTTTACTCGTGCCGTGCGCGTATGACTGCCGTGTGCCGGCCGGCGGTGCACTTGCTGTTGATAGAAATGCTTTTGCGCAGAAAGTAACAGAGAAAATCCGCAGTCACCCATTGATTCACGTCCACACGGAAGAACTTGTCAACATTCCGAAGGATGGAATCGTAATCATTGCAACTGGTCCGCTTACATCGGACGCCCTTGCTGACGAGATTTTCAAATTGTGCGGAGGAAGTCTCAGCTTTTTTGACGCTGCGGCACCCATCGTCTCCGCAGAAAGCCTTAATATGGAACGAATTTTCTCCGCCTCACGCTATGGGCGTGGCGAGGATGACGCTTATCTGAACTGCCCAATGAATAAAGAGGAGTACGAAGCTTTTTATCAGGAGCTGATTCACGCGGAGCGCGCCCCGATTCACGGGTTTGACAACGCAGACCCAAAGGTTTACGAGGGGTGTATGCCTGTTGAGGTCATGGCAGCCCGCGGAAAAGACACCCTTCGCTTCGGACCGATGAAGCCTGTCGGCTTGCGCGATCCGCGTACAGGCCACCGGCCATGGGCCGTTCTGCAGCTCCGCAAAGAAAATGCTGAGGGAACACTCTATAACATGGTCGGTTTTCAAACAAATCTGAAATTTGGTGAACAGAAGCGCGTCTTTGGCATGATACCCGGTTTGGAGCATGCAGAATTTATGCGGTATGGCGTGATGCATCGCAATACATTTTTGAATTCTCCAACCGTACTTTCTCCGGATTTCAGCATGAAAGAAAATCGAAATCTGTTTTTTGCAGGCCAGATTACAGGCGTTGAAGGATATATGGAGTCTGCGGCCTCCGGACTGCTCGCAGGCATAAATGCTGTTCGGCGTTTCAGGGGGAAGGAATCATTGGTTCTCCCAGAAACGACTATGATGGGTGCACTAAGTAGGTATGTAGCTTACGGCGGAGAAGGACCGTTCCAGCCAATGGGTGCGAATTTCGGCATCCTGCCGTCGCTTGAAAAGCCAATTCGTGATAAACGTGAGCGTTATGCTGCCCTTGCACAAAGAGCATTAGCCGACCTTGAAAAAACCATAGATTCTTTGGATACCTAA
- the rnc gene encoding ribonuclease III: MKELEEKLQYHFKNPQYLKTALTHSSYANEYRVPEGSNERLEFLGDAVLGAIVADYLFKNFPKLPEGELTKRRAALVCEKACCGFSKEIGLGKYLLLSHGEQNSGGRSRPSILADAFEAVTAAIYLDGGIEAARTFVLRYVLPLLRQGRPKAMKDYKTALQEIVQKNPEDHLEYVLTGESGPDHEKHFLVEVRLDGNTMGKGGGRSKKEAEQQAAREALKLMGY; this comes from the coding sequence ATGAAAGAACTGGAAGAAAAGCTTCAGTATCATTTCAAGAATCCCCAGTATCTCAAAACCGCGCTCACCCATTCTTCCTATGCAAACGAGTATCGTGTTCCGGAAGGGAGCAACGAACGGCTGGAGTTTCTGGGGGACGCGGTTTTGGGAGCAATCGTTGCCGATTATCTTTTTAAGAATTTCCCCAAGCTTCCAGAGGGGGAGCTGACAAAAAGGCGTGCAGCTCTTGTGTGTGAAAAAGCGTGTTGTGGGTTTTCAAAAGAAATCGGCCTTGGCAAATACCTGTTGCTGAGCCATGGAGAACAGAATTCCGGAGGACGTTCCAGACCCTCCATCCTCGCGGATGCCTTTGAAGCGGTAACGGCCGCCATATATTTAGACGGCGGCATTGAGGCTGCACGAACCTTTGTACTTCGTTATGTTCTGCCGCTCCTGCGCCAAGGAAGACCAAAGGCGATGAAAGATTATAAAACCGCTCTTCAGGAGATTGTCCAAAAGAATCCGGAAGATCATTTGGAGTATGTCCTGACGGGCGAAAGCGGTCCCGACCATGAAAAACATTTTCTCGTTGAAGTGCGTCTTGACGGCAATACTATGGGAAAAGGTGGGGGCCGTAGCAAAAAAGAAGCGGAGCAGCAGGCAGCGCGTGAGGCACTGAAGCTGATGGGATATTGA
- the yqeK gene encoding bis(5'-nucleosyl)-tetraphosphatase (symmetrical) YqeK yields the protein MNFEEYKAVIKPFLSEKRYHHSICVSEAAVELAKKYGADPLKAQTAGILHDIMKDIPPEQQLEKMKQYGIKLTEIELAAPKLWHAILGTEYIKKELHIEDTEILNAVRYHTTGRKNMTSLERVLFMADFISADRDYPGVEELRQAAQKDMDTALLEGLSYTIADLANNKKPIHPDTLEAYNQIALIMKDK from the coding sequence ATGAACTTTGAAGAATACAAGGCTGTCATCAAGCCGTTCCTAAGTGAAAAGAGATATCACCATTCTATATGCGTTTCGGAAGCCGCTGTGGAGCTTGCGAAAAAGTACGGAGCCGATCCGCTCAAAGCGCAGACGGCGGGAATCCTTCACGATATTATGAAGGATATTCCTCCGGAACAGCAGCTTGAAAAAATGAAACAATATGGCATCAAACTCACAGAAATTGAGCTTGCGGCGCCCAAACTGTGGCACGCCATTTTGGGGACAGAATATATCAAAAAAGAGCTTCACATAGAAGACACGGAAATCCTGAATGCGGTTCGTTATCACACAACCGGGCGCAAAAATATGACGTCGCTTGAGCGTGTGTTATTTATGGCGGATTTTATTTCTGCGGACCGCGATTATCCGGGTGTAGAGGAATTGCGTCAAGCAGCGCAAAAGGATATGGATACTGCGTTGTTGGAGGGCCTGAGCTATACGATTGCAGACCTTGCCAATAACAAAAAACCGATTCATCCGGACACATTAGAGGCATACAACCAGATTGCATTGATTATGAAAGATAAATAA
- the plsX gene encoding phosphate acyltransferase PlsX, whose translation MKIIVDAFGGDHAPLEIMKGCADAVKGLGIDIMLVGREQEIRRVASENNISLDHMEIADAPDVITMEDSAGEIMKSKANCSMAEGLRRLVAGEGDAFVSGGNSGALVVGASLIVKRIHGVKRIAFAPIIPNEKGFFMLIDCGANVDCKPEMLQQFGIMGSIYMEKVMGIKNPRVALANIGTEDHKGGKLQHEAFALLKNSGLNFIGNIEARDIPVDAGDVIVADGFTGNVILKTYEGVALMLLGKLKQVFMQSPKNKIAAALVMKDMKQLKKNFDYNEYGGAPLMGCVKPVFKMHGSSKAKTVFNALRLTKAYVEGHVAEEIAASVEKYGMTEADTKKEGD comes from the coding sequence ATGAAGATTATTGTCGATGCATTCGGGGGAGATCATGCACCGCTCGAAATTATGAAGGGGTGCGCCGATGCAGTTAAAGGACTTGGCATTGATATCATGCTTGTCGGTCGCGAACAGGAAATTCGGCGAGTAGCTTCCGAAAACAACATCTCTCTGGACCACATGGAGATTGCGGATGCACCGGATGTCATCACCATGGAAGACAGCGCCGGCGAAATCATGAAGTCTAAGGCCAATTGTTCTATGGCAGAGGGCCTTCGCAGACTGGTTGCAGGGGAAGGCGACGCTTTTGTTTCCGGAGGAAACAGCGGGGCGCTTGTGGTTGGCGCATCCCTCATCGTTAAGCGAATCCACGGGGTAAAAAGAATAGCATTTGCTCCCATTATCCCCAACGAAAAAGGCTTTTTCATGTTAATCGACTGCGGTGCGAATGTCGACTGCAAGCCAGAAATGCTCCAACAGTTCGGAATCATGGGCTCCATCTATATGGAAAAAGTAATGGGGATTAAAAATCCGCGCGTTGCATTGGCTAACATCGGTACGGAAGATCACAAGGGCGGCAAGCTGCAGCATGAAGCATTTGCGCTTTTGAAAAATTCCGGTCTTAATTTCATCGGCAATATTGAGGCACGAGATATTCCAGTCGACGCCGGCGACGTTATTGTAGCGGATGGATTCACAGGAAATGTAATTCTCAAAACCTATGAAGGCGTGGCTTTGATGCTTCTTGGAAAACTCAAGCAGGTATTTATGCAGAGCCCCAAAAACAAGATTGCCGCTGCACTTGTTATGAAAGACATGAAGCAACTAAAGAAGAATTTTGATTATAATGAATACGGCGGAGCTCCTTTGATGGGGTGTGTTAAGCCGGTTTTCAAAATGCACGGAAGTTCAAAGGCAAAAACGGTATTTAATGCTTTGCGCTTAACCAAAGCTTATGTAGAGGGCCATGTAGCAGAAGAAATTGCAGCCTCCGTCGAAAAATACGGAATGACGGAAGCTGACACCAAAAAAGAAGGTGATTAA
- the nadD gene encoding nicotinate (nicotinamide) nucleotide adenylyltransferase, whose protein sequence is MKIIIFGGTFNPIHNGHIHLAKCFADILQADRVILIPTNVPPHKRAPDLADAEDRLNMCRLAAEADKRFCVSDIEIARGGQSYTSETLTELHRQYPDAELYLITGEDMFLTLEEWHDPQVIYQLATICAAPRSPKGTGALLEYAKKIERNGAKTRIEDIPYYPISSTMIREAVKAGKSISSLVPAAVERYIREKKLYLGEMSTK, encoded by the coding sequence ATGAAAATCATCATTTTCGGTGGAACGTTTAATCCGATTCACAATGGTCACATTCATTTAGCAAAGTGTTTTGCGGACATTCTTCAGGCTGACCGTGTCATTCTGATTCCCACCAACGTTCCACCCCATAAGCGAGCACCGGACTTGGCAGATGCGGAAGATCGGCTCAACATGTGCCGTCTCGCCGCGGAAGCCGACAAACGGTTTTGTGTCAGCGATATTGAAATCGCGCGGGGAGGACAAAGTTACACCTCCGAGACTCTTACCGAGTTGCATCGGCAGTACCCAGATGCTGAGTTATACCTCATAACGGGCGAAGATATGTTTTTAACGCTTGAAGAGTGGCACGACCCGCAGGTCATCTATCAGCTTGCGACGATTTGTGCGGCCCCCCGCAGCCCGAAAGGTACCGGAGCGTTGCTAGAATACGCAAAAAAAATTGAACGCAACGGCGCAAAAACAAGAATTGAGGATATCCCCTATTACCCGATTTCATCAACAATGATTCGGGAGGCTGTGAAAGCCGGGAAAAGCATTTCTTCGCTTGTTCCTGCAGCCGTTGAGCGATATATTCGTGAAAAGAAACTGTACTTGGGAGAAATGAGTACAAAATGA
- the smc gene encoding chromosome segregation protein SMC produces the protein MLLKSLELQGFKTFPDKTTLSFHNGITAVVGPNGSGKSNISDAVRWVLGEQSVRTLRCTKMEDVIFSGTPGRKPLGFAEVTLNIENKNRELPYDSDLVSVTRRYYRSGDSEYRINNVQVRLKDINELFMDTGLGRDGYSIIGQGKIDSIVSARSEDRRVIFEEAAGISRFRYRKEESEHRLAQAEENLTRLHDILSELESRIGPLKEQCEKAKKYLALADEKKQLEIGLWLVTLEHSGRVLREQEDKILIAKNQYDAAERGIQELEQQIEETFQAANACAAKIDEIRNRCASLDEEAARKDSEVSVLRNDIRHNEENILRLQKEIEQNNVSGGNLENVIAERRELIRQKQEYIAKKDAEFANCTNELEKLRGGMTETEDVIDQFSKKIAELTAQATEAKVAEMTAVSAISEISLRMKAIHSSIEEKNKLLKQAEADVENATKKLNEAQERATSVANTVNGYKMRLEARIRRRDAAKQTSDSLRLDLQEQLRRAKLLEDLEQNLEGFSNSVKAVMKESKHGTLPGIHGPISRLIHVPEEYTVAMETALGAAMQNIVVSTEQDAKRAIAFLKHTNAGRATFLPVETIRGKILHEDGLSNTPGFIGIASQLCSYDSVYQNIVESLLGRIVIAEDLDSAVLIAKKFGYRFRIVTLDGQVVNTGGSLTGGSLVRNSGLLSRAAEIQKIRAEAEKLKAKAEKAAAEAKAASEDAASAEAELTSAKAELASAQEECVRMDAERSRAQDNLLSLKNDIDALQKEAVSAQERLTSQEKARDEERKKAEELLKQVEEIKNRLAEITGNRDELNRKCDELTDTIRQIELDRLAAQKDVQSLEDAIRQAEELGRSHQEKIAELNSEIERTKQATSEIEKKIAELLKEADKLRETSRNASQEIETFSAKRMQLEQKSVQLRAKEREKSEEKEKIGHDLGLLEERKANLQKEYDDIISQLWEEYELTRREAEEQVKTPIRDLAGAKKRLMVIKGEIKNLGAVNVAAVEEYKEVSERYEFLKAQIADVEESRNELSQLINNLTRQMKDLFSARFEQINRNFGQTFRELFGGGSAGLSLTDPTDVLNSGIEIAVQPPGKIVTHLESLSGGEKALVAIALYFAIMKVNPPPFCVLDEIEAALDDVNVTRFASYLRRMNDKTQFIVITHRRGCMEEADVLYGVTMQDEGVSKLLEMQVSQVEEKLGIKA, from the coding sequence TTGCTTCTAAAATCATTGGAACTTCAGGGATTTAAAACATTTCCGGATAAGACAACTCTGAGTTTTCATAACGGGATTACAGCCGTAGTCGGTCCAAACGGCAGCGGAAAAAGCAATATCAGCGACGCTGTGCGTTGGGTGCTCGGCGAACAGTCTGTCCGTACGCTCCGCTGCACAAAGATGGAGGATGTAATTTTCAGCGGAACGCCGGGCAGAAAACCGCTCGGTTTTGCCGAGGTTACACTGAATATTGAGAATAAAAACCGAGAGTTGCCTTATGATTCGGATTTGGTTTCTGTCACACGGCGCTATTATCGTTCCGGCGACAGTGAGTACCGAATCAATAATGTTCAAGTTCGCCTGAAAGATATCAATGAACTGTTCATGGATACCGGTCTTGGACGTGACGGATATTCCATCATCGGTCAGGGAAAAATTGACAGCATTGTTTCGGCCCGCAGCGAAGACAGACGTGTAATTTTTGAGGAAGCGGCGGGAATCTCGCGTTTTCGCTACCGCAAAGAGGAGTCTGAGCACAGGCTGGCTCAGGCAGAAGAAAACCTGACTCGCCTTCACGATATTTTGTCGGAACTGGAAAGCAGAATCGGCCCTCTGAAAGAGCAGTGTGAAAAGGCAAAAAAATATCTTGCGCTTGCAGACGAGAAAAAACAACTTGAAATCGGCCTTTGGCTTGTTACGCTGGAGCATTCCGGCCGTGTCCTTCGTGAGCAGGAAGATAAAATCCTGATTGCAAAAAATCAATATGACGCAGCAGAGCGGGGAATACAGGAACTGGAACAGCAGATTGAAGAGACCTTTCAGGCTGCGAATGCTTGTGCAGCTAAAATTGATGAAATTCGGAATCGCTGTGCCTCTCTGGATGAAGAGGCCGCACGAAAGGACAGCGAGGTTTCTGTTCTGCGGAACGATATCCGCCATAATGAGGAAAATATCTTACGTCTGCAGAAGGAAATCGAGCAGAACAATGTTTCCGGCGGCAATCTTGAAAATGTCATCGCAGAGCGCCGCGAATTAATCCGGCAAAAGCAGGAGTACATAGCGAAAAAAGACGCTGAATTTGCGAACTGCACAAACGAACTTGAGAAGCTCCGTGGCGGAATGACGGAAACGGAAGACGTTATCGACCAGTTTTCCAAAAAAATCGCCGAATTGACGGCACAAGCAACCGAGGCAAAAGTAGCAGAGATGACGGCTGTTTCCGCAATTTCTGAAATCAGTCTCCGCATGAAAGCCATCCATAGCTCAATTGAAGAAAAAAATAAGCTCCTGAAACAAGCAGAAGCAGATGTAGAAAATGCAACCAAAAAACTGAATGAGGCTCAAGAACGCGCTACATCCGTGGCGAACACTGTAAACGGCTACAAAATGCGCCTAGAGGCAAGAATCCGCCGAAGAGATGCCGCAAAGCAGACAAGCGATTCTCTCCGCCTTGATCTTCAGGAGCAGCTGCGGCGGGCAAAACTGCTCGAAGACCTCGAACAAAACCTAGAAGGCTTTTCCAACAGTGTAAAAGCGGTCATGAAAGAATCAAAGCACGGCACTCTTCCGGGAATTCACGGGCCAATCTCCCGCTTGATTCATGTCCCGGAAGAGTACACGGTTGCAATGGAAACTGCGCTTGGCGCGGCAATGCAGAATATTGTTGTCAGCACCGAGCAGGACGCAAAACGGGCAATTGCTTTTTTGAAACACACAAATGCTGGGCGTGCGACGTTTTTGCCGGTTGAAACCATCCGCGGAAAAATTCTGCATGAAGACGGCCTTTCCAACACCCCTGGATTCATAGGAATTGCATCGCAGCTTTGTTCCTATGATTCGGTTTATCAGAATATCGTAGAATCCCTGCTGGGAAGAATTGTGATAGCGGAAGACCTTGACAGCGCGGTTTTGATCGCCAAAAAGTTTGGTTACCGGTTCCGCATTGTCACATTGGACGGGCAGGTCGTGAATACCGGAGGATCATTGACAGGCGGTTCTTTGGTGCGCAATTCCGGCCTTTTAAGCCGTGCCGCCGAGATTCAAAAAATTCGTGCGGAAGCTGAAAAGCTGAAAGCAAAAGCAGAAAAAGCGGCGGCAGAGGCCAAAGCCGCTTCGGAAGATGCTGCTTCGGCAGAAGCGGAACTCACTTCGGCGAAAGCAGAACTTGCATCGGCTCAGGAAGAATGTGTGAGAATGGACGCGGAACGCAGCCGAGCTCAGGACAACCTCCTTTCTCTGAAAAATGACATTGATGCTTTGCAGAAAGAGGCAGTTTCGGCACAGGAACGCTTGACTTCACAGGAAAAAGCACGCGACGAAGAGCGGAAAAAAGCCGAAGAACTGCTGAAACAAGTGGAAGAAATCAAGAACCGTCTTGCAGAGATTACCGGAAATCGAGACGAATTAAACCGCAAATGCGACGAGCTGACGGATACCATACGCCAAATCGAACTTGACCGTTTAGCTGCCCAAAAAGATGTTCAGTCGCTGGAAGATGCCATTCGCCAAGCGGAGGAGCTCGGTCGCAGCCACCAAGAAAAAATAGCAGAGTTAAACTCCGAAATCGAAAGAACAAAACAGGCAACATCAGAAATTGAGAAAAAGATTGCTGAACTATTAAAAGAAGCCGATAAGCTGCGGGAGACCTCGCGAAACGCTTCCCAAGAGATTGAGACGTTCAGCGCCAAACGCATGCAACTGGAACAGAAATCTGTTCAGCTTCGCGCAAAAGAAAGAGAAAAGTCTGAAGAAAAAGAGAAAATCGGGCATGACCTTGGGCTTCTTGAAGAGCGAAAAGCAAATCTTCAGAAGGAATATGACGATATTATTTCACAGCTCTGGGAAGAATACGAACTGACACGCCGTGAAGCCGAGGAACAGGTAAAGACTCCGATTCGAGATTTAGCAGGCGCAAAGAAACGCTTAATGGTGATTAAAGGTGAAATCAAGAACCTCGGTGCGGTAAATGTTGCGGCTGTGGAAGAATACAAAGAGGTCAGCGAGCGTTATGAGTTCTTAAAGGCGCAGATAGCGGATGTGGAAGAATCCCGCAACGAGCTGAGCCAGCTCATTAATAACCTGACTCGCCAGATGAAAGACTTGTTCTCCGCCCGCTTTGAACAGATTAACAGGAACTTCGGGCAGACGTTCCGTGAGCTGTTCGGCGGCGGAAGCGCAGGCTTGTCTCTTACCGATCCAACAGATGTTTTGAATTCCGGCATAGAAATAGCCGTGCAGCCGCCCGGCAAAATTGTGACGCATCTTGAGTCATTATCCGGCGGTGAGAAAGCTCTTGTTGCCATCGCTCTCTATTTCGCAATTATGAAAGTTAACCCGCCGCCGTTCTGCGTTCTCGACGAAATCGAGGCAGCGCTTGACGACGTAAATGTTACTCGTTTTGCTTCTTATCTGCGCAGAATGAACGACAAGACACAGTTTATTGTCATCACGCACCGTCGCGGGTGCATGGAGGAAGCAGACGTGCTGTACGGAGTCACGATGCAGGACGAGGGTGTTTCCAAGCTGCTTGAAATGCAGGTAAGTCAAGTCGAGGAGAAACTGGGTATTAAGGCTTAA
- the ftsY gene encoding signal recognition particle-docking protein FtsY, producing MGIFAKIKDGLKRTRETMSASVASMLNSFTQIDEDLFEELEELLVMGDVGVPTAEYICGELRKQVKEQRVTDPSQINEMLRQIIADMLRGGEELKLSTKPSVILVIGVNGVGKTTTVGKLAAMFTKQGKKVILSAADTFRAAAVEQLEIWAERSGAEIISQPQGSDPASVVFDSIAAAKARGADIVICDTAGRLHNKKNLMEELAKINRIIQREAPDADREVLLVLDATTGQNAINQAKEFMSVADITGIVLTKLDGTPRGGVVLAIRKELGLPVKFIGVGEQVDDLQPFDADQFAEALFERQEET from the coding sequence ATGGGAATTTTCGCAAAAATCAAAGACGGCTTAAAACGGACACGCGAAACCATGAGCGCCTCCGTTGCGTCTATGCTGAATTCCTTTACGCAAATTGATGAGGATTTGTTTGAAGAACTGGAAGAACTGCTGGTAATGGGGGATGTCGGCGTACCGACTGCGGAATACATCTGCGGTGAACTCCGCAAGCAGGTAAAAGAGCAGAGAGTAACCGATCCTTCCCAAATCAATGAAATGCTCCGCCAGATTATCGCGGATATGCTGCGCGGCGGGGAAGAATTGAAGCTCAGTACAAAGCCTTCTGTCATTCTCGTCATCGGCGTGAATGGCGTTGGCAAAACAACAACGGTTGGCAAGCTCGCCGCTATGTTCACAAAGCAGGGGAAGAAGGTCATTCTCAGCGCGGCGGATACATTCCGTGCCGCTGCTGTGGAACAGCTTGAAATCTGGGCTGAGCGTTCCGGAGCGGAAATCATCAGCCAGCCTCAAGGCAGCGACCCGGCTTCTGTCGTTTTTGACTCCATTGCGGCTGCAAAGGCACGCGGTGCGGACATCGTTATCTGCGATACGGCAGGGCGCCTCCATAACAAAAAGAATCTTATGGAGGAACTCGCGAAAATCAACCGTATTATCCAGCGCGAAGCGCCGGATGCCGACCGTGAGGTTCTGCTTGTTCTGGATGCTACGACCGGGCAGAACGCGATTAATCAGGCAAAAGAGTTTATGTCTGTAGCAGATATTACAGGTATTGTTCTCACGAAGCTGGACGGCACACCCCGCGGCGGCGTAGTCTTAGCAATCCGAAAAGAATTGGGGCTGCCAGTTAAATTTATCGGTGTAGGGGAACAGGTCGATGATTTGCAGCCCTTCGATGCCGACCAGTTTGCGGAGGCACTGTTTGAGAGGCAGGAAGAAACGTGA
- a CDS encoding YhbY family RNA-binding protein, translating to MLNSKQRAYLRSLANSIDTILIVGKGGINAEVIRQADDALTARELIKGKVLETSPVNAPEAADQIAAETSSDSVQVIGSKFVLYRRNDKDPKIILPKERKK from the coding sequence ATGCTGAACAGTAAACAAAGAGCATATCTTCGCTCACTTGCAAATTCAATTGATACGATTCTCATTGTCGGAAAAGGCGGCATCAACGCCGAGGTTATTCGTCAGGCAGATGATGCGCTGACGGCAAGAGAACTGATTAAGGGCAAAGTCCTTGAAACGTCGCCGGTGAACGCGCCCGAAGCTGCAGACCAAATAGCCGCTGAAACTTCTTCGGATTCTGTGCAGGTGATTGGTTCAAAATTCGTCCTTTACCGCAGAAATGATAAGGATCCCAAAATTATACTTCCCAAAGAGCGGAAAAAGTAA